A section of the Metabacillus endolithicus genome encodes:
- a CDS encoding sigma-54 interaction domain-containing protein, translating into MIKTENSLMLFNTIITTLDGSIIDFHFGQTDELEKSVCLQMKMKDLFDFWEEKESNMIIASKNTLQYLLLFKDFTIENQQRRMYILANGVQWFRLEERIKELDKSNRELDAIIESSFDGIYITDKFGNTLKTNSAIERITGIPKHYYIGKNINHLIKRGILEQSVTLKVMEQKRSVSVVQQNFNQKETLMTGNPIFNEEGEIEKIVTNIRDLSELNQLNKELKKVQQLNEKYKEELDRLKSFAIQDPDIILKSDKMIEIYQMIGRLANFDTTILVLGETGVGKDVLVRYLYRSSDRFKEGQLIKVNCGAIPNELLESELFGYEGGAFSGANRTGKVGMFELAHNGMLFLDEVGEMPMDLQVKLLRAIQEKEIMRVGGTKTKRVDVRLVAATNRDLKEMVKRGTFREDLYYRLNVVPIFVPPLRERRADILPLVHYFLELYKKKYSVEKVLDQKISNFFYQFDWPGNVRELSNLLERLILTVPNEYVTINDLPDEYQQTTTNEDFVFEEMSLREIVEQAEKTALKKALIKYKTTYQIAEKLQTSQATVFRKLQKYNLS; encoded by the coding sequence ATGATTAAAACCGAAAATAGCTTAATGCTTTTTAATACAATCATAACAACATTAGATGGAAGCATCATAGATTTCCATTTTGGTCAAACAGATGAGTTGGAGAAATCCGTATGCTTACAAATGAAAATGAAAGATTTATTTGATTTTTGGGAAGAGAAGGAATCAAATATGATCATTGCCTCAAAAAACACCCTTCAATACTTACTTCTTTTTAAAGATTTTACAATAGAAAACCAACAAAGAAGAATGTACATATTAGCAAATGGTGTGCAATGGTTTCGTCTTGAGGAGCGAATTAAGGAGCTTGATAAATCAAACCGTGAATTAGATGCAATTATCGAGAGCTCATTTGACGGAATTTATATTACTGATAAATTTGGCAACACATTAAAAACGAATTCTGCGATAGAACGGATCACAGGAATTCCTAAGCATTATTATATTGGGAAAAATATTAATCATTTAATAAAAAGAGGGATATTAGAACAATCTGTAACATTGAAAGTTATGGAGCAAAAACGTTCAGTTTCAGTTGTTCAGCAAAATTTCAATCAAAAAGAAACACTAATGACGGGAAATCCTATTTTTAATGAAGAAGGTGAAATCGAAAAGATTGTCACGAATATTCGTGATCTTTCGGAATTAAATCAATTAAATAAAGAGCTGAAAAAAGTGCAACAGCTTAATGAGAAATATAAAGAAGAGCTTGATAGATTAAAATCTTTTGCCATTCAAGACCCTGATATTATCCTCAAAAGTGATAAGATGATTGAGATTTATCAAATGATTGGCAGGCTTGCCAACTTTGATACAACCATTCTTGTTCTTGGTGAAACAGGAGTAGGAAAGGACGTGTTGGTTCGATACTTATATCGCTCAAGTGACAGATTTAAGGAGGGGCAGCTTATAAAAGTCAATTGTGGGGCAATCCCAAATGAGCTTCTTGAATCAGAGTTGTTTGGTTATGAAGGTGGCGCATTTTCAGGTGCTAATAGGACAGGAAAAGTGGGGATGTTTGAATTAGCTCATAATGGCATGCTTTTTTTAGATGAAGTCGGCGAAATGCCAATGGATCTTCAAGTAAAGCTGCTTCGTGCAATTCAGGAAAAAGAAATTATGAGAGTAGGCGGCACAAAAACGAAAAGAGTGGATGTTCGATTAGTGGCAGCCACAAATAGAGATTTAAAAGAAATGGTCAAAAGAGGAACATTTCGTGAAGATCTTTATTACCGGTTAAATGTTGTTCCAATTTTCGTCCCTCCTCTTAGAGAAAGGCGTGCTGATATCCTTCCACTTGTTCACTATTTTTTAGAGCTGTACAAGAAGAAATATTCAGTTGAAAAAGTGTTAGATCAAAAGATTAGTAACTTTTTTTATCAGTTTGATTGGCCAGGCAATGTAAGGGAACTATCCAATTTATTAGAAAGACTTATTTTGACCGTACCAAACGAATACGTTACTATCAATGATCTGCCTGATGAATACCAGCAAACGACTACAAATGAAGATTTTGTTTTTGAAGAAATGTCATTAAGAGAGATCGTAGAGCAAGCTGAGAAAACCGCTCTTAAAAAAGCTC
- the fdhD gene encoding formate dehydrogenase accessory sulfurtransferase FdhD has protein sequence MDMKMSINQQIIKYTNGKLLETTDDIVTEFPLTIFVNNEEFATMVCTPTHFEEMVIGFLASEGVIRFHNEIQSISIDENAGYAYVSLHSDVTTSQQYYSKRFIGSCCGKSRQFYFQNDVKTSKTSTSKQTLTPEQCISLMKAMQESSVVFQETGGVHNAALCTPEKMLVSRTDIGRHNALDKLYGYSILNQIPVRDKIIVFSGRISSEVLVKASKIGVGIVLSKSAPTDLAIKLANDLNITAVGFIRGNSFNVYSHTERIIDEK, from the coding sequence ATGGATATGAAAATGAGTATAAATCAACAAATAATAAAATATACAAATGGAAAATTACTAGAAACAACTGATGATATTGTAACTGAATTTCCCTTAACAATTTTTGTGAATAATGAAGAATTTGCTACAATGGTATGTACACCCACTCATTTTGAAGAAATGGTCATTGGCTTTTTAGCGTCAGAAGGTGTAATTCGTTTTCACAATGAAATCCAGTCAATTTCAATTGATGAAAACGCAGGATATGCTTACGTGAGCTTACATTCAGATGTCACTACGAGTCAACAATACTATTCGAAACGTTTTATTGGATCTTGCTGTGGTAAAAGCAGACAATTTTACTTTCAAAATGATGTAAAAACATCCAAAACTTCTACAAGCAAACAAACACTTACACCTGAACAATGTATTTCACTTATGAAAGCCATGCAGGAAAGCAGTGTTGTTTTCCAAGAAACTGGTGGAGTACACAATGCTGCACTGTGTACTCCAGAGAAAATGCTTGTAAGCCGAACAGATATTGGGCGTCATAACGCTTTAGATAAATTATATGGATATAGTATATTGAATCAAATTCCTGTGCGAGATAAAATTATTGTATTTAGCGGAAGAATTTCATCCGAGGTTTTAGTAAAGGCATCAAAAATTGGTGTTGGTATTGTCCTTTCGAAATCTGCTCCTACTGATCTTGCTATTAAACTAGCAAATGATTTAAATATAACAGCTGTTGGTTTTATTAGAGGAAATTCCTTTAATGTTTATTCCCATACAGAACGAATTATTGATGAAAAATAG
- a CDS encoding L-lactate MFS transporter, with product MKKTKNRWLIAASAVGIHISIGSVYAWSNFTNPLMEEFGWTAQQVQLTFSIAILFLGLSAAFLGHFVEKYGPRAAGLLAAGFFGAGIIGSGLAVNLGSLPFLYVTYGVLGGIGLGVGYIAPVSTLVKWFPDRRGLATGLAIMGFGFAAAIASPVMESLINSVGTANTFFILGISYLVIMTLSSLYLEKPPVGWGPKGFNEKGQSGKSRIKEDLSQLTANEAVKTSRFYYLWIMLFINVTCGIAILSAAKPLAEESIGLTTAEAAALVGILGIFNGLGRIGWASISDFIGRPNTYTTFFVLQIVLFALLPHTTEAFLFQVMLAVVYTCYGGGFAAIPAYIGDLFGTKQLGAIHGYILTAWAAAGLAGPMFAAWMKDTTGSYATSLTFFSGMFVLALIVSIVIRRDINKLRQQQVSGSKIAG from the coding sequence ATGAAAAAGACAAAAAATCGTTGGCTGATTGCTGCCTCCGCAGTTGGGATCCATATCTCAATTGGATCGGTATATGCATGGAGTAATTTCACCAATCCATTAATGGAGGAGTTTGGGTGGACAGCTCAACAAGTACAATTAACATTTAGTATTGCTATTTTATTTCTTGGATTGTCCGCAGCGTTTTTAGGACACTTTGTTGAAAAATACGGTCCAAGAGCAGCTGGTTTACTTGCAGCTGGATTCTTTGGTGCTGGAATAATTGGTTCTGGTTTAGCTGTTAATCTAGGATCATTACCTTTTCTCTATGTTACATATGGTGTTCTTGGAGGAATTGGACTTGGAGTTGGATATATTGCACCTGTTTCAACGTTAGTAAAATGGTTCCCGGACCGTCGTGGCCTTGCAACTGGACTGGCTATTATGGGATTCGGATTTGCTGCTGCCATTGCAAGTCCAGTCATGGAGTCACTAATTAATTCGGTTGGTACAGCAAACACATTCTTTATTTTAGGAATTTCTTATTTAGTTATCATGACATTATCTTCATTATATTTAGAGAAACCACCTGTTGGTTGGGGCCCTAAAGGTTTTAATGAAAAAGGACAATCTGGAAAATCTAGAATTAAAGAAGATTTATCACAATTAACAGCAAATGAAGCAGTTAAAACATCTAGATTTTATTATCTATGGATTATGTTATTCATCAACGTAACATGTGGTATTGCCATTCTTTCTGCTGCAAAACCATTAGCTGAAGAAAGTATTGGTCTAACAACAGCAGAAGCTGCAGCATTAGTTGGTATCCTGGGAATATTTAATGGATTAGGACGTATTGGTTGGGCGTCAATTTCAGATTTTATTGGTAGACCAAATACGTATACAACATTCTTTGTATTACAAATTGTATTATTTGCCCTTTTACCACATACTACAGAAGCATTTTTATTTCAAGTTATGTTAGCAGTTGTATACACTTGTTATGGTGGAGGATTTGCAGCAATTCCTGCTTATATTGGCGATTTATTCGGTACAAAACAATTGGGTGCAATTCATGGATACATTCTTACTGCATGGGCAGCTGCTGGATTAGCTGGGCCAATGTTTGCAGCGTGGATGAAAGATACAACTGGAAGCTATGCAACTAGCTTAACTTTCTTCTCCGGAATGTTTGTACTTGCATTAATCGTTTCTATTGTTATTCGTCGTGATATTAATAAGTTACGTCAACAACAAGTGTCAGGATCAAAAATAGCTGGATAA
- a CDS encoding group-specific protein has product MSSCKIDHTIDDVTKKLNEQTPYMDTSLVEKCFNFLSTSVSQADLNELFHLLKKYDLASEDEKKTRMNKMEKLVQ; this is encoded by the coding sequence ATGAGTTCATGTAAAATTGATCATACAATTGATGATGTTACTAAAAAGCTAAACGAACAAACTCCTTATATGGATACAAGTTTAGTTGAAAAGTGTTTCAATTTCTTGTCTACTTCAGTTTCTCAAGCTGATCTCAATGAACTGTTTCACTTATTAAAAAAATATGACTTAGCATCTGAAGATGAAAAGAAAACTCGGATGAATAAAATGGAAAAATTAGTGCAGTAA
- a CDS encoding FdhF/YdeP family oxidoreductase, translating to MGETKHQGPIKATKALQPKHWVSPIPFGLGKVKPHHFRDTMKIAWDNKDNLGYASRILTKGVCDGCALGVSGLHDQTLKGPHMCTTRLNVLRLNTMPALKEEIVHADIDELRKYSSTELRKLGRIPYPLIRRKGERKFSRISWDEAMDMIANKMKQLDPKQYAFYLTSRGITNESYYVAAKVSRFLGTNNIDNASRICHSPSKTALKRSIGVGASTVNYQDWFGTDVLLFWGSVASNASPVSTKYMLEAKKRGTKIIVVNPYSEPAMDKYWIPSNMESALFGTKIADDFYQVNIGGDIAFMHGIMKHWFEMEEKQYGSAINHEFVEKHVNDYEELKSHVEQQSWDEIVKSSGISKERIIELSDLLAKSKNAIFAWALGLTMHSFATDNISQVANLALLRGFLGRKNSGLMPFRGHSSVQGSGEMGADPFVLPGGGFEEENAKRIEKIWGFELPKWQGDIVGVTLENIVLPEDHERKIKLYYLSGGNFLETMPDPDFVEKALSELDIRVHQDIIFNTSTLVDAKEAVIVLPAKTRYEQEGGGTSTSTERMVYFSPEIEGNKNEIKEARAEWKIYVDLAKRVKPETAHLVDFKTGQEIRDEIAIANRDYNGIQHLKNVGDVFQWGGAWLCEGGVCPTPDGKGNLISVEIPDLGKKEGQFVVTSRRGKQFNSMVYKEKDPFNGADRYDVLMNAEDAKRLSIAEGEGIVVYNGFGVFQGKAKFVDIATGNLEVHFPEGNFLLPRGRYEKFAGIPDYNITVTVEKADRYNARKDVQYLEKRVEDLEVDAPI from the coding sequence ATGGGAGAGACAAAACATCAAGGACCTATAAAAGCAACAAAAGCACTACAACCAAAGCACTGGGTGAGTCCAATTCCGTTTGGTCTAGGAAAGGTTAAGCCACATCATTTTCGCGATACGATGAAGATTGCATGGGATAACAAAGATAATCTGGGTTATGCATCACGAATTTTAACAAAAGGGGTTTGTGATGGCTGTGCTTTAGGTGTATCAGGCTTGCATGATCAAACACTAAAAGGTCCTCATATGTGTACAACAAGACTAAATGTTCTTCGTTTAAACACGATGCCGGCATTAAAAGAAGAAATTGTACATGCAGATATCGATGAATTAAGAAAGTATAGCAGTACTGAACTAAGAAAATTGGGTCGAATTCCATATCCGCTCATTCGTCGTAAAGGAGAAAGAAAGTTCTCACGTATATCATGGGATGAAGCGATGGATATGATTGCAAATAAAATGAAACAGTTAGATCCAAAACAATATGCTTTTTACTTAACTTCAAGAGGAATTACAAATGAATCGTACTATGTAGCTGCAAAGGTATCTCGTTTTCTAGGTACAAACAATATTGATAATGCATCACGCATTTGTCATTCACCAAGTAAAACAGCATTAAAGCGTTCTATTGGTGTTGGAGCATCAACTGTAAATTATCAAGATTGGTTTGGAACAGATGTATTATTATTCTGGGGTAGTGTTGCATCAAACGCATCACCCGTTTCAACAAAATATATGTTAGAAGCGAAAAAAAGAGGCACAAAAATAATTGTAGTTAATCCATATAGTGAACCTGCAATGGACAAATATTGGATTCCTTCTAATATGGAATCTGCTTTATTTGGAACGAAAATTGCTGATGATTTCTATCAAGTAAACATTGGTGGAGATATTGCCTTCATGCATGGTATTATGAAGCACTGGTTCGAGATGGAGGAAAAACAATATGGTTCAGCGATTAATCATGAATTTGTAGAAAAACATGTAAACGATTATGAAGAATTAAAATCACATGTTGAACAACAATCATGGGATGAAATCGTTAAATCATCGGGCATTTCAAAAGAAAGAATCATTGAACTATCGGATCTTTTAGCAAAAAGTAAAAATGCAATCTTTGCTTGGGCTCTAGGATTAACGATGCATTCATTTGCAACAGATAATATTTCACAAGTTGCAAACCTTGCGCTACTACGTGGCTTCTTGGGCCGTAAGAACAGCGGATTAATGCCTTTCCGCGGTCACTCCTCAGTACAAGGTTCAGGTGAAATGGGAGCTGATCCATTTGTTTTACCTGGTGGTGGATTTGAAGAAGAAAACGCCAAACGTATTGAGAAAATTTGGGGCTTTGAGCTACCAAAATGGCAAGGTGATATTGTAGGTGTTACACTTGAAAACATCGTCCTGCCTGAAGATCACGAAAGAAAAATTAAGCTTTATTATTTATCAGGTGGTAACTTCCTAGAAACGATGCCAGATCCTGATTTTGTAGAAAAAGCATTATCAGAACTAGACATTCGTGTTCACCAAGATATCATTTTCAACACATCAACACTTGTTGATGCCAAAGAAGCAGTAATTGTTTTACCTGCTAAAACACGCTATGAACAAGAAGGCGGCGGAACGTCAACTTCAACAGAAAGAATGGTCTATTTTTCACCAGAAATTGAAGGGAATAAAAATGAAATTAAAGAGGCCCGTGCAGAATGGAAAATTTACGTTGATCTTGCAAAACGTGTTAAGCCTGAAACTGCTCATCTTGTTGATTTTAAAACAGGTCAGGAAATTCGTGATGAAATCGCGATTGCTAACCGGGACTATAATGGCATTCAGCACTTGAAAAATGTAGGTGATGTTTTCCAATGGGGTGGGGCTTGGTTATGTGAAGGTGGAGTTTGTCCTACACCAGATGGAAAAGGAAACTTGATTTCAGTTGAAATACCGGATCTTGGTAAAAAAGAAGGACAATTTGTTGTCACGTCTCGACGTGGAAAGCAATTTAACTCAATGGTTTATAAAGAAAAGGATCCATTTAACGGCGCTGACCGTTACGATGTTCTTATGAATGCAGAAGATGCAAAACGTCTAAGCATTGCTGAGGGAGAAGGAATTGTCGTTTATAATGGCTTTGGTGTGTTCCAAGGAAAAGCAAAGTTCGTTGACATTGCAACAGGAAACCTGGAAGTTCACTTCCCTGAAGGCAACTTCTTATTACCACGAGGAAGATACGAAAAATTTGCTGGAATTCCAGATTACAATATTACAGTTACGGTAGAAAAAGCAGATCGCTACAACGCTCGTAAAGATGTTCAATATTTAGAAAAACGAGTAGAAGATTTAGAAGTAGATGCACCAATTTAA
- the moaA gene encoding GTP 3',8-cyclase MoaA gives MVLKNNKSVYDYFDRPLRDLRISVTDKCNFRCTYCMPAEIFGPDYPFLKRNELLSYEEIERLTKIFVHSLGVKKIRITGGEPLMRKDLAFLINRINSINGVEDIAMTTNGYFLPKYAKELKAAGLQRVSISLDSLNDDVFGKINGRGVPVKAVLDGIDAASEAGLKVKINMVVKRGMNEHEIIPMAKYFREKGHILRFIEFMDVGNTNKWNLQDVYPKKQIVEDIHKVMPLEPVDPNYTGEVASRYRYVGSQDEIGVISSVSDAFCSTCNRARLSASGSLYTCLFASKGHDLRDVIRSDKTDEELAKHVASIWNGRKDQYSVERSERTSKREKIEMSHIGG, from the coding sequence ATCGTATTGAAGAATAACAAATCTGTTTATGATTATTTTGATCGTCCCCTTCGAGATTTGCGAATTTCTGTAACAGATAAATGTAATTTTCGTTGTACGTATTGTATGCCCGCGGAAATATTTGGTCCAGACTATCCTTTTTTAAAAAGAAATGAACTTTTATCTTATGAAGAAATTGAACGATTAACAAAGATTTTTGTTCATTCACTAGGTGTTAAAAAAATTCGAATTACAGGTGGAGAGCCGTTAATGAGAAAGGATTTGGCTTTTCTTATTAATCGCATTAATTCGATTAATGGTGTAGAAGATATAGCGATGACCACGAACGGATATTTTTTACCTAAATACGCCAAAGAGCTTAAAGCAGCAGGATTGCAACGTGTATCCATTAGTCTTGACTCACTAAATGATGATGTGTTCGGTAAAATTAATGGACGAGGTGTACCTGTAAAAGCTGTTTTGGACGGCATAGATGCTGCTTCCGAAGCAGGGTTAAAAGTTAAAATTAACATGGTTGTCAAACGTGGAATGAATGAACATGAAATTATTCCTATGGCAAAGTATTTTCGTGAAAAAGGCCATATTTTACGTTTTATTGAATTTATGGATGTTGGTAATACAAATAAGTGGAACTTACAAGATGTTTACCCCAAAAAACAAATTGTAGAGGATATTCATAAGGTAATGCCTTTAGAACCAGTGGATCCAAACTATACAGGTGAAGTAGCAAGTCGTTACCGTTACGTCGGATCACAAGATGAAATCGGGGTTATATCATCAGTTTCTGATGCATTCTGCTCAACATGTAATCGTGCTCGTCTGTCAGCAAGTGGTTCTCTTTATACATGTTTGTTTGCTTCAAAAGGCCACGATTTACGCGATGTAATTAGATCAGATAAAACAGATGAAGAGCTTGCCAAACATGTAGCATCTATTTGGAATGGACGAAAAGATCAATACTCTGTTGAACGAAGTGAACGAACGTCTAAGCGTGAAAAAATTGAGATGTCACATATTGGAGGATAA
- a CDS encoding DUF2294 domain-containing protein — MNKYEAEFSNIVRSFRKKHMGKGPSKITTTFCKNWAICEMEGNLSPVEKFIASADEGKQALRSARTEMVKQIYKKNPPIEMEEFLNCKFVDLFVDIDIDRDFGMSIFVFDEDLQQKFSK; from the coding sequence ATGAATAAGTATGAAGCAGAGTTTAGTAATATCGTTCGTTCTTTCCGAAAAAAGCATATGGGAAAAGGTCCGAGTAAAATCACAACAACCTTTTGTAAAAACTGGGCTATTTGTGAGATGGAAGGAAATTTATCACCTGTTGAAAAATTCATTGCAAGTGCTGATGAAGGAAAGCAAGCGCTACGATCTGCAAGAACTGAAATGGTTAAACAAATTTACAAGAAAAACCCTCCTATTGAAATGGAAGAGTTTTTAAACTGTAAATTCGTTGATTTGTTTGTAGATATAGATATTGACAGAGATTTTGGTATGTCGATCTTTGTTTTCGATGAAGACTTACAACAAAAATTCTCTAAATAA